In a genomic window of Gossypium arboreum isolate Shixiya-1 chromosome 7, ASM2569848v2, whole genome shotgun sequence:
- the LOC108488406 gene encoding pheophorbide a oxygenase, chloroplastic, whose product MAVFLATTVSTTRMASSFIASSQTSKPHAFISPTKNNLAPRRITRLKPLHVATPSSAVAPSPDQKQDEEYRVSDEFSEEGSDAKFSWKDHWYPVSLVEDLDPTLPTPFQLLGRDLVLWFDKSKNQWVAFDDKCPHRLAPLSEGRLDENGHLQCSYHGWSFDGCGSCTRIPQAASQGPEARAVQSPRACATVFPTMVSQGLLFVWPDENGQERASATKPPMLPDDFKEPEFATVNIQRDLFYGYDTLMENVSDPSHIDFAHHKVTGRRDRAKPLPFKVESSGPWGFGGSNDDNPKISSKFIAPCYYINKIEIDTKLPIVGEQKWKIWICSFNVPMAPGKTRSIVCSARNFFQFTVPGSAWWQVVPRWFEHWTSNKVYDGDMIVLQGQEKIFLSKSMESSEDINKQYTKLTFTPTQADRFVLAFRNWLRRHGNSQPEWLTSVGQQPLPSTVLSKRQMLDRFEQHTLKCSSCKQAYKSFQTWQKILMGATVAFCATASIPSDMQFRVVLALLGVVSAGLAYTLHELEKNFVFVNYVHAEID is encoded by the exons ATGGCGGTGTTTCTAGCTACCACTGTTTCTACTACTCGTATGGCCTCTTCTTTTATTGCGTCCTCACAAACAAGCAAACCCCATGCTTTTATATCTCCAACCAAGAACAACCTCGCTCCAAGAAGAATCACAAGGCTTAAACCTCTCCACGTGGCAACTCCATCATCAGCAGTAGCACCCTCACCGGATCAGAAACAAGACGAAGAGTATAGAGTTAGCGATGAGTTTAGTGAAGAGGGTTCAGATGCTAAGTTCTCGTGGAAAGATCATTGGTACCCGGTTTCTTTGGTTGAAGATTTGGACCCAACTTTACCAACCCCATTTCAGCTTCTGGGTCGTGATTTAGTGCTTTGGTTTGATAAATCAAAGAATCAATGGGTTGCTTTTGATGATAAGTGTCCCCATAGGCTTGCTCCTTTATCT GAAGGGCGACTAGATGAAAATGGGCACTTGCAATGTTCATATCATGGATGGTCTTTTGATGGATGTGGATCATGCACTAGGATTCCTCAGGCTGCATCTCAAGGTCCTGAAGCTCGTGCTGTTCAGTCTCCAAGAGCCTGTGCTACTGTGTTTCCTACAATGGTGTCTCAAGGATTGCTTTTCGTTTGGCCGGACGAGAATGGGCAGGAAAGAGCTAGTGCCACCAAGCCCCCAAT GTTACCTGATGACTTTAAAGAACCGGAGTTTGCAACCGTTAATATTCAGCGTGATCTGTTCTATGGTTATGATACCCTCATGGAGAATGTCTCTGATCCTTCCCATATTGATTTTGCTCATCACAAG GTTACAGGGAGGAGAGACCGAGCTAAACCTCTTCCGTTTAAGGTGGAGTCTAGTGGTCCTTGGGGCTTTGGTGGATCAAATGATGATAATCCCAAGATCAGTTCTAAGTTTATAGCACCAtgttattatataaataa AATAGAGATAGACACGAAACTTCCTATAGTTGGTGAGCAGAAATGGAAGATATGGATATGTTCGTTCAATGTACCAATGGCTCCAGGGAAGACTCGATCAATCGTTTGTAGTGCTCGAAACTTCTTCCAGTTTACAGTGCCTGGGTCTGCCTGGTGGCAG GTGGTTCCTAGATGGTTCGAGCATTGGACTTCGAACAAGGTCTATGATGGAGACATGATTGTTCTTCAAGGACAAGAAAAGATCTTTCTTTCAAAGTCCATGGAGAGTTCTGAGGACATAAACAAGCAGTACACAAAGCTCACATTCACACCCACACAAGCTGATCGCTTCGTCTTGGCATTTCGAAATTGGCTAAGACGTCACGGCAATAGTCAACCTGAATGGCTCACCTCGGTTGGCCAACAGCCTCTACCATCCACAGTATTATCAAAACGCCAG ATGTTAGATAGATTCGAGCAGCATACGCTCAAATGTTCATCATGCAAACAAGCATACAAATCATTTCAAACATGGCAAAAGATCCTAATGGGTGCAACGGTTGCATTTTGCGCAACAGCCAGCATTCCATCCGACATGCAATTCCGAGTAGTTTTAGCACTACTTGGAGTGGTTTCTGCAGGTTTGGCATATACATTGCATGAACTGGAAAAGAACTTCGTTTTTGTTAATTATGTACACGCTGAAATCGATTAG
- the LOC108477907 gene encoding uncharacterized protein LOC108477907, producing MGRGKPQLPGQRIVERWRPLEPDEIKINFDGAFDKQIFKYGIGIVCRDSEGKILYCRLEVNNRIPTTFAAKALACVQAVRMGLDLSYQRVVVEGDALSIIKKIQRNENDKSMLSPYIIDIKTLSKNFNKCRFRRIGRKGNETAHAIAQEALKLNITTYMEGQSLRTVITPAVKDAKDLELS from the coding sequence ATGGGAAGAGGTAAACCACAATTACCAGGTCAAAGGATAGTAGAACGGTGGAGACCACTTGAACCAGATGAAATCAAAATAAACTTTGATGGGGCCTTTGACAAACAAATATTTAAATATGGAATAGGCATTGTTTGTAGGGACTCAGAAGGAAAGATACTTTACTGTAGATTGGAAGTCAATAATCGAATCCCTACGACGTTTGCAGCAAAGGCTTTGGCCTGCGTACAAGCGGTAAGAATGGGCTTGGATCTGAGTTACCAAAGGGTGGTGGTGGAAGGAGACGCCCTCAGCATCATTAAAAAAATACagagaaatgaaaatgataaatcAATGTTAAGCCCATACATTATCGATATCAAAACTCTTAGCAAAAATTTCAACAAATGTAGATTTAGACGGATAGGAAGAAAAGGGAACGAAACGGCGCATGCAATAGCGCAAGAAGCTTTAAAGCTTAACATAACTACCTACATGGAAGGACAATCGCTTAGAACGGTGATAACACCGGCAGTAAAAGATGCCAAAGATCTGGAACTGTCATAG